In a single window of the Pseudopipra pipra isolate bDixPip1 chromosome 21, bDixPip1.hap1, whole genome shotgun sequence genome:
- the TMEM248 gene encoding transmembrane protein 248 — MFYINLLENLKVYISSRPPLVVFMISVSAMAIAFLTLGYFFKIKEIKSPEMTEDWNTFLLRFNDLDFCISENETLKHLINDTTTPESTVTSGQARSSTQSPQTLEDSGPINISVTITLTLDPLRPFGGYSRNVTHLSSTIFGHQIGLSGRESHEEINITFTLPAAWNSDDCVLHGHCEQVVFTTCMTVTAASNVFPVTVQPPHCVPETYSNATLWYKIFTTARDSNTKYAQDYNPFWCYKGAIGKVYHALNPKLTVIVPDDDRSLINLHLMHTSYFLFVMVITMFCYAVIKGRPSKLRQSNTEFCSEKVALSEA, encoded by the exons ATGTTCTACATAAACCTGTTGGAGAACCTGAAGGTTTACATCAGCAGCCGACCTCCGCTCGTGGTCTTTATGATCAGTGTCAGTGCTATGGCAATAGCTTTCCTGACACTGGGTTATTTCTTCAAAATCAAGGAGATCAAGTCACCAGAAATGACAGAG GACTGGAATACTTTCCTCCTGAGGTTTAATGATTTGGACTTCTGTATATCTGAGAATGAAACCTTGAAGCATCTCATCAACGACACCACAACTCCAGAGAGCACCGTGACCAGTGGACAGGCGAGATCTTCCACACAGTCCCCACAGACTCTGGAGGACTCTGGCCCAATAAACATCTCAGTTACCATCACACTGACCCTGGACCCACTCAGACCATTTGGAGGATATTCTCGCAATGTCACACATCTGAGCTCCACAATTTTTGGGCACCAAATTGGACTTTCAG GCAGAGAATCCCATgaggaaataaatattacatTCACCCTGCCAGCTGCCTGGAATTCAGATGACTGTGTTCTTCATGGCCACTGCGAGCAGGTCGTGTTCACAACCTGCATGACTGTGACAGCAGCCAGCAATGTATTTCCTGTCACTGT TCAGCCACCACATTGTGTTCCTGAAACATACAGCAATGCTACCCTGTGGTACAAGATCTTCACCACAGCAAGGGACTCTAACACCAAATATGCACAAGATTATAACCCTTTCTGGTGTTACAAAGGAGCAATCGGAAAAGTGTATCATGCTTTAAATCCCAAACTAACTGTTATAGTTCCAGAT GATGATCGCTCCCTAATAAACCTGCATCTCATGCACACCAGTTACTTCCTTTTTGTGATGGTGATTACAATGTTCTGCTATGCAGTTATTAAAGGCAGACCAAGCAAACTGAGGCAAAGCAATACAGAATTCTGCTCTGAAAAG GTTGCTTTGTCAGAAGCATAA